A genomic window from Streptomyces sp. HUAS YS2 includes:
- a CDS encoding HAD-IA family hydrolase, producing the protein MTPPVHTEAPLHAVLFDMDGTLVDTEGLWWEAVEEVAGRPLTEADRPDVLGRPVEHTAAWLAAATGASADDLAALLHREFADRVRVGVVPRPGALALLSSLAHDGVPTALVTASPRAVADTVLAALGALGAPSFAVSVTADDTARTKPEPDPYLAACRALGVDPARCVAVEDTPTGVGSAEAAGCAVLAVPSLAPIDAAPGRTVLGSLTEVTPDRLRAMTGGPRLAVMSWNLWLAGAMVDDGRAKQVRAIRASGADVVGLQEAGPQATDELAKELGWHGHHAGDNLGIVSRHPIVARLGDPDVGFYGAAGVRIRTDEGHEVDVWTAHLHYTPYGPYEADFDGLPADELVAHEDVRLAQMRDTLERIGAAAGESGSVVLVGDFNAPSHLDRTDVPWPVTLAAEAAGLRDSYREVHPDPVRDPGHTWSPVHVTHPDEGSGSGRPEPQDRIDYVLHNGRGLRVLDSHTRVAGTPDPWPAVAANEWPSDHAAVLTTFVLG; encoded by the coding sequence GTGACTCCGCCCGTACACACCGAAGCGCCCCTGCACGCCGTCCTGTTCGACATGGACGGCACGCTCGTCGACACCGAGGGGCTGTGGTGGGAGGCGGTGGAAGAGGTCGCCGGACGCCCGCTGACCGAGGCCGACCGGCCGGACGTGCTCGGCCGCCCCGTCGAGCACACCGCCGCCTGGCTGGCCGCCGCCACGGGCGCGTCCGCGGACGACCTCGCGGCCCTGCTCCACCGGGAGTTCGCCGACCGGGTCCGGGTCGGCGTCGTCCCCCGTCCCGGCGCGCTCGCCCTGCTGTCCTCGCTCGCCCACGACGGCGTGCCCACCGCCCTGGTGACGGCCTCGCCGCGGGCCGTCGCCGACACCGTCCTCGCCGCCCTCGGGGCCCTCGGCGCGCCCTCGTTCGCGGTCTCCGTCACCGCGGACGACACCGCGCGCACCAAGCCCGAGCCCGACCCGTACCTCGCCGCCTGCCGCGCCCTCGGCGTCGACCCGGCCCGCTGCGTCGCCGTCGAGGACACTCCGACCGGCGTCGGCTCCGCCGAGGCGGCCGGCTGCGCGGTGCTCGCGGTCCCGTCCCTCGCGCCGATCGACGCCGCGCCCGGCCGGACCGTCCTCGGCAGCCTCACCGAGGTCACCCCGGACCGTCTGCGGGCCATGACCGGCGGCCCCCGGCTGGCGGTGATGAGCTGGAACCTGTGGCTCGCCGGCGCGATGGTCGACGACGGCCGCGCGAAGCAGGTCCGGGCGATCCGGGCCTCCGGCGCCGACGTGGTCGGCCTGCAGGAGGCCGGCCCGCAGGCCACCGACGAGCTGGCGAAGGAGCTCGGCTGGCACGGCCACCACGCCGGCGACAACCTCGGCATCGTCAGCCGTCACCCGATCGTCGCCCGGCTCGGCGACCCGGACGTCGGCTTCTACGGGGCGGCCGGCGTGCGGATCCGTACGGACGAGGGCCACGAGGTCGACGTGTGGACCGCGCACCTGCACTACACCCCGTACGGCCCGTACGAGGCCGACTTCGACGGGCTGCCCGCCGACGAGCTGGTCGCCCACGAGGACGTACGACTGGCGCAGATGCGGGACACGCTGGAGCGGATCGGTGCGGCGGCGGGGGAGTCGGGCTCGGTGGTGCTGGTGGGAGACTTCAACGCGCCCTCGCACCTCGACCGGACCGACGTCCCCTGGCCGGTGACGCTCGCCGCCGAGGCCGCCGGGCTGCGCGACTCGTACCGGGAGGTCCACCCCGACCCGGTGCGCGACCCCGGCCACACCTGGTCGCCGGTGCACGTCACGCACCCGGACGAGGGCTCGGGCAGCGGCCGGCCGGAGCCGCAGGACCGCATCGACTACGTGCTCCACAACGGCCGCGGCCTGCGGGTGCTCGACTCCCACACGCGGGTCGCGGGCACGCCGGACCCGTGGCCCGCGGTCGCGGCGAACGAGTGGCCGTCGGACCACGCGGCGGTGCTGACGACGTTCGTGCTCGGCTAG
- a CDS encoding ABC transporter ATP-binding protein, whose protein sequence is MSRLTARGLTLAYEDRVVVEGLDLDVPDGKVTVIVGPNACGKSTTLRALGRLLKPKGGAVLLDGESLAKLPTKRIAQSIGLLPQTPVAPEAITVADLVSRGRQPHQAWWKQWSEDDERAVVDAMARTDVSALADRSVDELSGGQRQRVWIAMALAQDTDLLLLDEPTTYLDIAHQVEVLDLVRRLNRARGRTVVVVLHDLNQAARYADHLVAMKSGVVVAEGDPREVVTAELVREVFGLDSIVIPDPVTGSPLVVPSAPWGAAPAGEADEARGAGGDADPQPARA, encoded by the coding sequence ATGAGCAGGCTGACGGCGCGCGGGCTGACGCTGGCGTACGAGGACCGGGTGGTCGTCGAGGGGCTGGACCTCGACGTCCCGGACGGCAAGGTCACGGTGATCGTCGGTCCGAACGCGTGCGGCAAGTCGACGACGCTGCGGGCGCTCGGGCGGCTGCTGAAGCCGAAGGGCGGGGCGGTGCTGCTGGACGGGGAGTCGCTGGCGAAGCTGCCGACGAAGCGGATCGCGCAGTCGATCGGTCTGCTGCCGCAGACGCCCGTCGCGCCGGAGGCGATCACGGTCGCGGACCTGGTGTCGCGCGGGCGGCAGCCGCATCAGGCGTGGTGGAAGCAGTGGTCGGAGGACGACGAGCGGGCGGTCGTCGACGCGATGGCACGTACGGACGTGAGCGCGCTGGCGGACCGGTCCGTGGACGAGCTGTCGGGCGGTCAGCGGCAGCGGGTGTGGATCGCGATGGCCCTGGCGCAGGACACGGACCTGCTGCTGCTCGACGAGCCGACGACGTACCTGGACATCGCCCACCAGGTGGAGGTCCTGGACCTGGTCCGCCGCCTGAACCGCGCCCGGGGCCGGACGGTGGTCGTCGTCCTCCACGACCTCAACCAGGCCGCGCGGTACGCGGACCACCTGGTGGCGATGAAGTCGGGCGTGGTCGTCGCGGAGGGCGACCCGCGCGAGGTCGTCACGGCGGAGCTGGTGCGGGAGGTCTTCGGCCTTGACTCGATCGTCATCCCCGACCCGGTGACGGGCAGCCCACTGGTCGTCCCGTCGGCCCCGTGGGGCGCGGCGCCGGCCGGGGAGGCGGACGAGGCCCGAGGCGCGGGCGGTGACGCGGACCCGCAGCCGGCACGCGCCTGA
- a CDS encoding DNA repair helicase XPB has translation MNGPLIVQSDKTLLLEVDHELADACRRAIAPFAELERAPEHIHTYRITPLGLWNARAAGHDAEQVVDALVEYSRYPVPHALLVDVAETMARYGRLTLSKHPTHGLVLTTTDRPVLEEILRSKKVQPLVGARIDQDTVAVHPSERGQIKQTLLKLGWPAEDHAGYVDGEAHRIDLAEDGWSLRPYQKQAVEGFWHGGSGVVVLPCGAGKTLVGAGAMAQAKATTLILVTNTVSARQWKHELVKRTSLTEDEIGEYSGTRKEIRPVTIATYQVLTTKRKGIYPHLELFDSRDWGLIVYDEVHLLPAPVFKFTADLQARRRLGLTATLVREDGRESDVFSLIGPKRFDAPWKEIEAQGYIAPADCVEVRVNLTDSERLAYATAETEEKYRFCATTATKRKVTEALVKKFAGQQILVIGQYIDQLDELGEHLDAPVIKGETSNAQREKLFDAFRNGEISVLVVSKVANFSIDLPEATVAIQVSGTFGSRQEEAQRLGRVLRPKADGHQAHFYSVVARDTIDQDFAAHRQRFLAEQGYAYRIVDADDLLTGTETGPETETDSD, from the coding sequence GTGAACGGACCTCTCATCGTCCAGAGCGACAAGACGCTGCTGCTGGAGGTGGACCACGAGCTCGCCGACGCCTGCCGGCGGGCCATCGCGCCGTTCGCGGAGCTGGAGCGGGCTCCCGAGCACATCCACACGTACCGGATCACCCCGCTCGGCCTGTGGAACGCCCGGGCCGCCGGGCACGACGCGGAGCAGGTCGTCGACGCGCTCGTCGAGTACTCCCGCTATCCCGTCCCGCACGCGCTGCTCGTCGACGTGGCCGAGACGATGGCCCGGTATGGGCGGCTCACGCTCAGCAAGCACCCCACCCACGGCCTCGTGCTGACCACGACGGACCGGCCCGTCCTGGAGGAGATCCTCCGGTCGAAGAAGGTGCAGCCGCTGGTCGGGGCGCGGATCGACCAGGACACCGTGGCCGTGCACCCGTCCGAGCGCGGGCAGATCAAGCAGACGCTCCTGAAGCTGGGCTGGCCGGCCGAGGACCACGCCGGGTACGTGGACGGCGAGGCGCACCGCATCGACCTGGCCGAGGACGGCTGGTCGCTGCGGCCGTACCAGAAGCAGGCCGTGGAGGGTTTCTGGCACGGCGGCTCCGGCGTCGTCGTGCTGCCCTGCGGCGCGGGCAAGACGCTGGTCGGCGCGGGTGCGATGGCGCAGGCGAAGGCGACCACGCTGATCCTGGTCACGAACACGGTCTCCGCCCGCCAGTGGAAGCACGAGCTGGTGAAGCGGACCTCGCTGACCGAGGACGAGATCGGCGAGTACTCCGGGACCCGCAAGGAGATCAGGCCGGTCACCATCGCCACGTACCAGGTGCTGACGACCAAGCGGAAGGGGATCTACCCCCACCTGGAGCTGTTCGACTCCCGCGACTGGGGCCTGATCGTCTACGACGAGGTGCACCTGCTGCCCGCGCCGGTCTTCAAGTTCACCGCCGACCTGCAGGCCCGGCGGCGACTGGGCCTGACCGCGACGCTGGTCCGCGAGGACGGCCGCGAGTCGGACGTCTTCTCGCTGATCGGGCCGAAGCGGTTCGACGCGCCGTGGAAGGAGATCGAGGCGCAGGGCTACATCGCGCCCGCCGACTGCGTCGAGGTCCGGGTGAACCTGACGGACTCCGAGCGGCTCGCGTACGCGACGGCCGAGACGGAGGAGAAGTACCGCTTCTGCGCGACGACCGCGACGAAGCGGAAGGTGACCGAGGCGCTGGTGAAGAAGTTCGCCGGGCAGCAGATCCTCGTCATCGGCCAGTACATCGACCAGCTGGACGAGCTGGGCGAGCATCTGGACGCGCCGGTCATCAAGGGCGAGACGTCGAACGCCCAGCGCGAGAAGCTCTTCGACGCGTTCCGGAACGGCGAGATCAGCGTCCTGGTGGTGTCGAAGGTCGCGAACTTCTCGATCGACCTGCCGGAGGCGACGGTCGCGATCCAGGTGTCCGGCACGTTCGGATCCCGGCAGGAGGAGGCCCAGCGGCTCGGCCGGGTGCTCCGCCCGAAGGCCGACGGCCACCAGGCGCACTTCTACTCGGTGGTCGCCCGGGACACCATCGACCAGGACTTCGCTGCGCACCGGCAGCGCTTCCTGGCCGAGCAGGGCTACGCGTACCGCATCGTCGACGCGGACGACCTGCTGACGGGGACGGAGACGGGACCGGAGACGGAGACCGACTCCGACTAG
- a CDS encoding copper homeostasis protein CutC, which yields MSDRAVLEVIALDEEDAVAAQAGGADRLELVTDMAADGLTPSTERFAAIRAAVDIPLRVMLRLADGFAAGDVNALVGRAEELREAGADEFVLGFLTSDGGPDLVAVERLLAVLDGCRWTFHRAIDRAADRDGLRKLLADLPGLDTYLTAGAATGVDDGLRVLAAEAARAGEPGYEPQILVGGGLRLDHLPELRAAGLDAFHIGGAARPSGWTAPVSADAVRTWRRALDE from the coding sequence ATGAGCGACCGTGCAGTGCTGGAGGTGATCGCCCTCGACGAGGAGGACGCGGTCGCGGCCCAGGCCGGCGGGGCGGACCGCCTCGAACTGGTCACCGACATGGCGGCGGACGGGCTGACCCCCTCCACGGAGCGGTTCGCGGCCATCCGCGCGGCCGTGGACATCCCGCTGCGGGTGATGCTCAGGCTGGCCGACGGCTTCGCGGCCGGCGATGTGAACGCGCTGGTCGGCCGGGCGGAGGAGCTGCGGGAGGCGGGCGCGGACGAGTTCGTGCTCGGCTTCCTGACCTCGGACGGCGGGCCGGACCTGGTCGCCGTGGAACGCCTCCTCGCCGTACTGGACGGCTGCCGCTGGACGTTCCACCGCGCGATCGACCGGGCTGCCGACCGGGACGGCCTCCGCAAGCTCCTCGCGGACCTGCCCGGCCTCGACACGTACCTGACGGCCGGCGCGGCGACGGGCGTCGACGACGGCCTGCGCGTCCTGGCCGCGGAGGCGGCCCGTGCCGGCGAACCGGGCTACGAGCCCCAGATCCTCGTCGGCGGCGGCCTCCGGCTCGACCATCTCCCGGAGTTGCGCGCGGCCGGCCTCGACGCCTTCCACATCGGCGGAGCGGCCCGCCCCAGCGGCTGGACCGCCCCGGTCTCGGCCGACGCGGTCAGGACCTGGCGCCGCGCACTGGACGAATAG
- a CDS encoding HelD family protein: MREDVEALDIKDVTANWVNSVVLGRQIEERIKALADLAHTPLFFGRLDYLPTTQQGQRFYIGRRHVHDAVGDPMVIDWRAPVSQPFYRASKQDPQDVALRRRFGYTGGDLTAYEDEHLSDPAAVTFSGSAGGTQTSKLLQAEIERPRVGPMRDIVATIQPEQDEIVRSDLSGTVCVQGGPGTGKTAVGLHRVAYLLYAHRERLSRTGTLVIGPNRSFLHYIEQVLPALGELEVQQATVDDLVAHVEVRGEDAAATAVVKGDARMAEVLRRAVRAHVTLPTEPLMVVRGSRRWRVPAYELEEIVSELLDRDIRYGAARDALPQRIAHAVLVRMEQAGEAPDDRVQDAVARNAAVKAVVKECWPPVDPAKLVLRLLGDAEFLAEHAAGLLTEDEQKLLLWTKPYRSVKSAKWSAADAVLIDEAKDLVERTHSLGHVVVDEAQDLSPMQYRAVGRRCTTGSATVLGDLAQGTTPWATESWAQALAHLGKPDAIVEELTAGFRVPREVIAYASRLLPHMSPGLAAVESVRENPGSLSVVTSESLDADVVAACRASLEHEGSIGLIAADARIAPLAEALTAAGMAYLSPGEETTAESRLTLVPASLAKGLEYDYVVLDEPAAVVDGEPDERTGLRRLYVALTRAVSGLTVLHSAPLPEQLG; the protein is encoded by the coding sequence ATGCGCGAGGACGTGGAGGCGCTCGACATCAAGGACGTCACGGCGAACTGGGTCAACTCCGTCGTCCTGGGGCGGCAGATCGAGGAGCGGATCAAGGCGCTCGCCGACCTCGCGCACACCCCGCTGTTCTTCGGCCGGCTCGACTACCTGCCCACCACCCAGCAGGGCCAGCGCTTCTACATCGGCCGCCGGCACGTCCACGACGCGGTCGGCGACCCGATGGTGATCGACTGGCGTGCGCCGGTCTCGCAGCCGTTCTACCGGGCCTCGAAGCAGGACCCGCAGGACGTGGCGCTGCGGCGGCGGTTCGGCTACACCGGCGGCGACCTCACCGCGTACGAGGACGAGCACCTCTCCGACCCGGCCGCTGTGACGTTTTCCGGCTCCGCCGGGGGCACACAGACCTCGAAGCTGCTCCAGGCGGAGATCGAGCGGCCGCGCGTCGGCCCGATGCGGGACATCGTCGCCACGATCCAGCCCGAGCAGGACGAGATCGTCCGCTCCGACCTGTCCGGCACGGTCTGCGTGCAGGGCGGCCCCGGCACCGGCAAGACGGCAGTCGGCCTGCACCGAGTCGCGTACCTGCTGTACGCGCACCGGGAGCGGCTGTCCCGCACGGGCACGCTGGTGATCGGCCCGAACCGGTCCTTCCTGCACTACATCGAGCAGGTGCTGCCCGCGCTCGGCGAGCTGGAGGTGCAGCAGGCGACGGTGGACGACCTGGTCGCGCACGTCGAGGTGCGCGGCGAGGACGCGGCGGCGACGGCCGTGGTGAAGGGCGACGCGCGGATGGCGGAGGTGCTGCGGCGCGCGGTGCGCGCGCACGTCACGCTGCCCACGGAGCCGCTGATGGTGGTGCGCGGTTCGCGGCGCTGGCGGGTGCCGGCGTACGAACTGGAGGAGATCGTCAGCGAGTTGCTGGACCGGGACATCCGGTACGGGGCGGCCAGGGACGCGCTGCCGCAGCGCATCGCGCACGCGGTGCTGGTGCGGATGGAGCAGGCGGGCGAGGCGCCGGACGACCGGGTGCAGGACGCGGTGGCCCGCAACGCGGCGGTGAAGGCGGTCGTGAAGGAGTGCTGGCCGCCGGTCGACCCGGCGAAGCTGGTGCTGCGGCTGCTCGGCGACGCCGAGTTCCTGGCGGAGCACGCGGCGGGGCTGCTGACGGAGGACGAGCAGAAGCTGCTGCTGTGGACGAAGCCGTACCGGAGCGTGAAGTCGGCGAAGTGGTCGGCGGCGGACGCGGTGCTGATCGACGAGGCGAAGGACCTGGTGGAGCGCACGCACTCGCTCGGCCATGTGGTCGTCGACGAGGCGCAGGACCTGTCCCCGATGCAGTACCGGGCGGTGGGGCGGCGCTGCACGACGGGCTCCGCGACGGTCCTCGGCGACCTGGCGCAGGGCACGACGCCGTGGGCGACGGAGAGCTGGGCGCAGGCGCTGGCGCACCTGGGGAAGCCGGACGCGATCGTGGAGGAGCTGACGGCGGGCTTCCGCGTGCCGCGCGAGGTCATCGCGTACGCCTCGCGACTGCTGCCGCACATGTCGCCGGGGCTCGCGGCGGTGGAGTCGGTCCGTGAGAACCCGGGGTCGCTGTCCGTCGTCACGTCCGAGTCCCTGGACGCGGACGTGGTGGCGGCCTGCCGGGCGTCGTTGGAGCACGAGGGCTCGATCGGCCTGATCGCGGCGGACGCCCGCATCGCACCGCTGGCGGAGGCCCTGACGGCGGCGGGCATGGCGTACCTCTCCCCCGGTGAGGAGACGACCGCCGAGTCCCGCCTGACCCTGGTCCCGGCGTCGTTGGCCAAGGGTCTGGAGTACGACTACGTGGTGCTCGACGAGCCCGCCGCGGTCGTGGACGGCGAGCCCGACGAGCGCACCGGCCTGCGCCGCCTGTACGTCGCCCTCACCCGTGCCGTCTCGGGCCTGACGGTCCTCCACTCGGCGCCGCTGCCCGAGCAGTTGGGCTAG
- a CDS encoding helicase-associated domain-containing protein, with protein sequence MATDQRNREADVPGRNAGGTPPPRTLAEALRARGDEGLAVLLRARPDLLSPVPTDLTQLATRAGTRASVVRALERLDRFALQTAEALAVAPDPAPYPVLLALLTGDDGDPAVEAALPRAVELLREQALLWGDDDRLRLVRTARELLTPSPQHPSPTGLGPSVAEATAGMSPGRVQEIIATAGLPATHDPVSAVALLTELFTDRARMGELLDSAPPDALAVLDRLVWGPPYGEVTADPPPPVRWLRDRGLLLPVSTRTVVLPREAALHLRGGRAHRAVEPVPPRVELLREYRPQVVDSAAAGQAYTALATVEELLREWNEGGPQVLRAGGLAVRDLKRTAAALDLTEPLAAFWLELCHGAGLLASDGEADERFAPTPAYDDWLDQPPAERWALLATAWLAATRTAGLVGGQDAKGRTLSALGPDLDRSPAPEVRRRVLTLQATLPPGAAASPDSVLARLRWERPLRGAAADRAAADRAGTDQAPADLRSRLALWTLNEAELLGLTGRGALSGPARALLNLPLAEAAPDAPPGAVGGNVEPSVAASRAATLLAPLLPEAVDHVLLQADLTAVAPGPLRRPLAETLAVLADVESKGGATVYRFTPASVRRALDAGRTASDLQEFLSAHSRTPVPQPLAYLIDDVARKHGHLRIGAASAYVRCDDDALLGEILADRRSASLRLRRLAPTVLAAQTDPASLLDGLRAMGYAPAAESAEGDVLITRADAVRTPPRSAPVPVPDGPPTPDGTLLGAAVRAIRAGDLASTAVRKERPDAPPRTPGELPRTSAAETLATVQAAAMTGSAVWIGYVNADGAASQRVIAPVRVEGGFVTGYDHTADEVRTFPLHRVTGVAELAEGEV encoded by the coding sequence ATGGCGACCGATCAGCGCAATCGGGAGGCGGACGTGCCCGGACGGAACGCAGGCGGCACCCCGCCCCCGCGCACCCTCGCGGAGGCGCTCCGCGCCCGCGGGGACGAAGGGCTGGCCGTCCTGCTGCGCGCCCGGCCCGATCTGCTGTCGCCGGTGCCGACGGACCTCACCCAGCTCGCCACCCGCGCCGGCACCCGCGCCTCCGTCGTCCGCGCCCTCGAACGCCTCGACCGGTTCGCGCTGCAGACCGCCGAGGCCCTCGCGGTCGCCCCGGACCCCGCCCCGTACCCCGTGCTCCTCGCGCTGCTCACCGGCGACGACGGCGACCCCGCCGTCGAGGCCGCGCTGCCCCGCGCCGTCGAGCTGCTGCGCGAGCAGGCCCTGCTGTGGGGCGACGACGACCGGCTCCGCCTCGTCCGTACCGCCCGCGAACTGCTCACCCCCTCTCCCCAGCATCCGTCGCCCACCGGCCTCGGCCCGTCCGTGGCCGAGGCCACGGCCGGCATGTCGCCCGGCCGGGTGCAGGAGATCATCGCGACGGCCGGGCTGCCCGCGACGCACGATCCGGTGTCGGCGGTCGCCCTGCTGACGGAGCTGTTCACCGACCGCGCCCGGATGGGCGAACTGCTCGACAGCGCCCCGCCCGACGCGCTGGCCGTGCTCGACCGGCTGGTGTGGGGCCCGCCGTACGGGGAGGTCACCGCCGACCCGCCGCCGCCGGTCCGCTGGCTGCGCGACCGCGGTCTGCTGCTGCCCGTCTCGACGCGCACGGTCGTCCTGCCGCGCGAGGCCGCGCTGCACCTGCGCGGCGGACGCGCGCACCGCGCCGTCGAACCGGTCCCGCCGCGCGTCGAGCTGCTGCGCGAATACCGTCCACAGGTTGTGGACAGCGCCGCGGCCGGGCAGGCGTACACCGCGCTCGCCACCGTCGAGGAACTGCTGCGGGAGTGGAACGAGGGCGGACCGCAGGTGCTCCGCGCCGGCGGTCTGGCGGTACGGGACCTCAAGCGGACCGCCGCCGCCCTCGACCTCACCGAGCCGCTCGCCGCGTTCTGGCTGGAGCTGTGCCACGGAGCGGGGCTGCTCGCCTCGGACGGCGAGGCGGACGAGCGGTTCGCGCCCACGCCCGCGTACGACGACTGGCTCGACCAGCCGCCCGCCGAGCGCTGGGCCCTGCTCGCCACCGCCTGGCTGGCGGCGACCCGTACGGCCGGACTCGTCGGCGGCCAGGACGCGAAGGGGCGCACCCTGTCCGCCCTCGGCCCGGACCTGGACCGCTCCCCGGCCCCCGAGGTCCGCCGCCGGGTCCTGACCCTCCAGGCCACCCTTCCGCCGGGCGCGGCCGCCTCCCCGGACAGCGTCCTCGCCCGGCTCCGCTGGGAGCGCCCGCTCCGCGGCGCCGCCGCCGACCGAGCCGCCGCCGACCGAGCCGGCACCGACCAGGCCCCCGCCGACCTCCGCTCCCGCCTCGCCCTGTGGACCCTGAACGAGGCCGAGCTGCTCGGGCTCACCGGCCGCGGCGCGCTCTCCGGCCCCGCCCGTGCCCTGCTGAACCTGCCGCTCGCCGAGGCCGCCCCCGACGCCCCGCCCGGCGCGGTCGGCGGCAACGTCGAGCCGTCCGTCGCCGCGTCCCGCGCGGCCACGCTGCTCGCCCCGCTGCTCCCGGAGGCCGTCGACCACGTCCTCCTCCAGGCGGACCTGACCGCCGTCGCGCCCGGCCCGCTGCGCCGGCCGCTCGCCGAGACCCTCGCGGTGCTCGCGGACGTCGAGTCGAAGGGCGGCGCGACGGTCTACCGGTTCACGCCCGCGTCCGTACGGCGCGCTCTGGACGCCGGCCGGACCGCCTCCGACCTGCAGGAGTTCCTCTCCGCGCACTCCCGGACCCCGGTGCCGCAGCCACTCGCCTACCTGATCGACGACGTGGCGCGGAAGCACGGCCACCTGCGGATCGGCGCCGCGTCCGCGTACGTCCGCTGCGACGACGACGCGCTGCTCGGCGAGATCCTCGCCGACCGCCGCTCCGCGTCGCTGCGGCTGCGCCGGCTCGCGCCGACCGTGCTCGCCGCGCAGACCGACCCCGCCTCGCTGCTCGACGGCCTGCGGGCGATGGGGTACGCGCCGGCGGCCGAGTCCGCGGAGGGCGACGTGCTGATCACCCGCGCCGACGCCGTCCGCACGCCGCCCCGCAGCGCCCCCGTCCCCGTCCCCGACGGCCCGCCGACCCCCGACGGCACGCTCCTCGGCGCGGCGGTCCGCGCGATCCGGGCCGGCGACCTGGCCTCGACGGCGGTGCGCAAGGAGCGTCCGGACGCGCCCCCGCGCACGCCCGGCGAACTGCCCCGCACCTCCGCCGCCGAGACCCTCGCCACCGTCCAGGCCGCCGCGATGACCGGCTCGGCGGTCTGGATCGGGTATGTGAACGCCGACGGCGCCGCGAGCCAGCGCGTGATCGCGCCGGTCCGGGTCGAGGGCGGTTTCGTCACCGGCTACGACCACACGGCGGACGAGGTCCGCACCTTCCCGCTGCACCGCGTCACGGGCGTGGCCGAGCTGGCCGAGGGCGAGGTCTGA
- a CDS encoding aminoglycoside phosphotransferase family protein, whose translation MIDLARRLIAAQFPQWAGLPLAHVDSAGTDNEMFRLGDELVVRLPKADWAAGQIEKERRWLPHIAPHLPLPVPAPVGDGVPGEGFGQHWAVYAWLDGDDAFDAPVTDLAHAAVELGRFGAALRRVDATGGPTSFRGGHVTEWEGGSMAGAVRALAAEGSLDGELAGAAWESVLRLPQWDRPPVWVHGDLLPGNLLTRDGRLSAVIDFGGLGTGDPACDMMAAWTLLTAETRPLFREAAEVDDATWARGRGWALCWGIVTDHYYRVVNPVNPVLAAVARRTFAEALAEYAEAAV comes from the coding sequence ATGATCGACCTCGCGCGCAGACTGATCGCCGCACAGTTCCCGCAGTGGGCGGGGCTTCCCCTCGCACACGTGGACTCGGCCGGCACCGACAACGAGATGTTCCGGCTCGGCGACGAGCTCGTCGTACGGCTGCCGAAGGCGGACTGGGCTGCGGGCCAGATCGAGAAGGAGCGGCGCTGGCTGCCGCACATCGCCCCGCACCTGCCGCTGCCCGTGCCGGCGCCCGTCGGGGACGGGGTGCCGGGGGAGGGCTTCGGGCAGCACTGGGCCGTGTACGCGTGGCTGGACGGCGACGACGCCTTCGACGCGCCGGTCACCGATCTCGCCCACGCCGCCGTCGAGTTGGGCCGCTTCGGGGCGGCCCTGCGCCGCGTCGACGCGACCGGCGGCCCGACGTCGTTCCGGGGCGGACACGTCACCGAGTGGGAGGGCGGCTCCATGGCGGGCGCCGTCCGCGCCCTCGCCGCCGAGGGCAGCCTCGACGGCGAACTCGCCGGCGCGGCCTGGGAGTCCGTGCTGCGGCTGCCGCAGTGGGACCGGCCTCCCGTCTGGGTGCACGGCGACCTGCTCCCCGGCAACCTGCTCACCCGGGACGGCCGGCTCAGCGCCGTCATCGACTTCGGCGGCCTCGGCACCGGCGACCCCGCCTGCGACATGATGGCCGCCTGGACCCTCCTCACCGCCGAGACCCGCCCGCTCTTCCGCGAGGCCGCCGAGGTCGACGACGCGACCTGGGCGCGGGGCCGCGGCTGGGCCCTGTGCTGGGGGATCGTGACCGACCATTACTACCGCGTGGTGAACCCGGTGAACCCCGTCCTCGCCGCGGTCGCCCGCCGGACCTTCGCCGAGGCGCTCGCCGAGTACGCGGAAGCCGCTGTCTAG